CGCGGGGGGCCGGCCTATTACATCGAGCGCGGCCTCGGCTCGCGCTGGCTGGCCACGGCCTTCTCTGTCTGCCTCATCATTGCCTTCGGCCTCGCCTTCAACAGCGTGCAGGCCAACTCCATTGCCCTGGCCATGGAACAGGCCTTCGAGATCCCGACCTGGATCGTCGGTGCGGCCCTGGTGGTGGTGGTGACGCCGATCATCTTCGGTGGCCTGAAGTCCATCGCCCGGGTCGCCGAACTGATCGTGCCGCTGATGGCGGTGCTGTATCTCGCGCTGGCGTTGATCGTGGTGGCGATGAATGCCTCCGAGCTGCCCGGTGCGATCATGACCATCCTGCGCAGCGCCTTCGGCCTCGAGCAGGCGGCCGGTGGCGCCGTGGGCTATGCCGTGGCGCAGGCGATGATGCAGGGCATCAAGCGGGGCCTCTTCTCCAACGAGGCCGGCATGGGCTCGGCGCCCAACGCCGCCGCCACCGCCAGCACCTCGCCGAACCATCCGGCGGCGCAGGGCTTCATCCAGATGCTGGGGGTCTTTCTCGATACCCTGGTGATCTGTACCGCCACGGCGGCGATCATCATCATCTCCGGTCCGATGATGACCAGCGGCGATGCCCCGAACGGTATCCAGCTCACGCAGATGGCGCTGTCCTCCCACGTCGGTGACTGGGGCGGCATGTTCATCGCCGTGGCGATCCTGCTGTTCGCCTTCACCTCGGTGATCGCCAACTACTCCTATGGCGAGAGCAACATCGAGTACCTGGCCGGTCCGCGTCGTGCACGCACCGCGGTGTTCATCTATCGCCTGGCGGTGCTGGCGATGGTGATGATCGGCTCGGTGAGCAGCCTGAAGGCCATCTGGGGCTTCGCCGACCTGTCGATGGGCATGATGGCGCTGATCAACCTGGTGGCGATCCTGCTGCTGTCGCCCCTGGCCGTTGCCCTGTTCAAGGACTACGACCGTCAGGTTCGTGCCGGCGTTGATCCGGTGTTCGACCCGCGGCGCTTCCCCAAGCTCGTCGGCAAGGTCGATCCCCAGGCCTGGCCGGAGCGTGATGCGCCGGTGACCTCGGAGAGCGGCAAGCCCGCCGAGGCCCGCTAGGCGCTGTTTCCCCCTCTCTGAGGGAGCGGGTATACTGCGTAAGTGATAGGCGCCACGGCTCATGCCGTGGCGCCTTGTGTTTCGAGGGTTCCCTCACCCCTCCGTCATTCAAAAAGGTGGCACATGTTTACTCTGACATCCGCCCAGGCCAGCCGTTGCCTGGGCATCCTGGTGGCGTTTCACATTGGCGTGATCGCCGCCAGCAACTACCTCGTTCAGCTGCCGTTCACGCTGTTTGGCTTCCATACCACCTGGGGCGCGTTCAGCTTCCCGTTCATCTTCCTGGCCACTGACCTGACCGTACGACTCTTCGGCAAGGGGCCGGCGCGTATGATCATCGCCCGGGTGATGCTGCCGGCCTTGCTGGTGTCCTATGCCATCTCGGTGATCTTTCCCCAGGGCAGCTTCGCCGGACTCGGCGCGCTTGCCGAATGGAACCTGTTCGTCGGTCGCATTGCCCTGGCGAGCTTCATGGCCTATGTACTGGGCCAGCTGATGGACATTCAGGTCTTCGACCGGCTGCGTCGCCTGCGCGCCTGGTGGGTGGCGCCGGCGATCTCGACCCTGTTTGGCAACCTGGCGGATACCTTCGCCTTCTTCTCGATTGCCTTTTACAACAGCCCGGATGCCTTCATGGCCGCGCATTGGCCGGAAATTGCCTGGGTGGACTATGTCATCAAGCTGGGGATCAGCCTGCTGCTCTTCCTGCCCCTGTACGGTCTATTGCTGGGCTGGCTCAGCCGGCGCCTGATGGCCTGGACGGGGCAGGACGACCGTGATCCGGTACTCGCCCAGTGACGCCGGGCCCGCTCGCCGACTCTCATTCATGTTCATCGGCTCTCATTTCAGGAGACCTCATGACAGCTGAACTGCATACCCTCGACAGCGGCGGCGAAGGCACGCCGCTGGTGGTGATCCATGGCCTGCTGGGCAGCGCCGACAACTGGCGCTCTCATCTCAAGCAGTGGGAGCGCCGCCATCGGGTGGTGGCGCTGGATCTGCGTAATCACGGTCGCTCGCCTCACCTGGAAGGCATGTCCTATCGGGCCATGGCCGAGGACGTGATGGCGGCGCTGGATCGCCTGGAGATCGCGCGCTGCCACCTGTTAGGCCACTCGATGGGCGGCAAGGTGGCCATGAGCCTGGCGCGGCTGTCTCCCGAGCGGGTGGATTCCTTGATCGTGGCCGATATCGCCCCGGTCACCTACGACCACGGCCACGACGCCATCTTCAAGGCCCTGCGTCACGCCGAGGCCAACGCGCCGGCTAATCGCCGTGAGGTGGATGCCCTGATGGCCGAGCACGTCGATGAAAAGGCGATTCGCCTGTTTCTGGCGACAAATCTGGAGCGTGACGAGGAGGGCGGCATGCGCTGGCGGGTCGGGCTCGATCATATCGAGGCCGGCTACGACGATATCCGCGGCGAGCCGGCCGGGGAGGGTGCCTTCGAGGGGCCGAGCCTGGTGCTGCGCGGCGGGCGCTCGAACTACGTGACCGATGCGCTGGTACCGTCGGTGAAAGAGGTGCTGCCGTCGGCTCAGATCGCGACCCTCGATGCCGGTCACTGGCTGCATGCCGAGCAGCCCACGGCCTTTCAGCGGGCGGTGACCGAGTTCATCGAGACGCTGGATCAGTCCTCTCGGGGCTGAGGCGTCTCGTCGGTGTCCAGTAGCTGAATCGTGCGCGTCGCCGTGCCCTGGTCGTGAGCCTGATCCCGATCCAGGGCGCGGCGCAGGATCTTGTAGGTATCGATATCGAAGCTCACCGGCTGGCCGTCGAGCGTGGCCAGCGAGGCCTGGTCCAGGCGCTCGATGCTTCCCAGATAGCACCACTGATCGACCACATGCCAGGCGAGCACGCTGTCGCCCTCCATGCCCTCGCCGATGGCGACTCGCCCGGGCCAGGGCCACTGCTGCACGCGAAGGCGCGCCAGGGCTTCCCGGGCCCGTGCATCGTGGGCGTCCCTCGATTCCTGGCCGTGGCAGGCGCCGCGACAGCGACCCAGCTGGCTGGAGAAGCAGCGCCCGCGTCCCTTTTCCAGCCCCAATAGCCGGGGGCAGAGCCCGTGGTGCTCGGCAATCTGCTTGAGGGCCTGACGCGCCTCCTTGCCGGCATGAAAGAGGCCGTACAGCGGCTCATCCTTGCGACCCGCGATCTCCTCCGCACGCACCAGCCGGGGCGCCGTCTCACCCGCCGGCCATTGCCAACCCATCAGCCCGCCCTGGCGGCGCAGCCGGCGGTTCATGATCGGTAGCCGGCTCTTGATCAGTCGTGCCTCGAGCAGCTGGGCCCCCAGGTCTCCCGCCGTCTCATGCCACTCGAGATCCTGGATCTGCTGGGTCAGGCGCATCTTGCGATCTTGGCTCAGGTCGTCGTGAAAATGCGTCAGCACCCGGGCTCGCAGGTTGATGCTCTTGCCGATATAGAGCGGCAAGCGATTGTGGCCATAGAAGAGATAGACCCCGGGACGCTCGGGGATCTCCTGCATCAGGCCGGGGTCCAGCTGGCTGGGCAGGCTCGGCATGCGACGCTGCTCGGCCAGCAGGGTGGCGAAGTGATCCTCGTCCACCTGGGTCTGCCAGTGTTGCCAGAGGGCGAGCAGTGCCTCTGCATCGCCCTCGGCCCGGTGACGCGCCTGACGGGGCAGGTCATAGCGCTCGATGAGGGCGTCGAGATTGTGGTGAGGGTGTTCAGGGGCCAGGCGCCGGGACAGCTTCAAGGTGCAGAGGGTGCGGGCACGAAACTGGATATCGGCGCGGGCGAATTCGTTACGCAGGAAACCATAGTCGAAGCGCATGTTATGGGCGACAAGCTCGGCATCGCCGAGAAAGGCGTAGAAAGCGTCGGCCAGATCGGCGAAGCGCGGGGCATCTTCGACCATGGCCTCCGTGATGCCGGTGAGGCGCTGGATCTGGGCAGGAATGGGCTGCCCCGGATTGACCAGCTGCACGAACCGCTCGACGACTTCGCCATCGAACACCTTGAGGGCGGCGATTTCGGTGATACGGTCCCGGGTAGTGCGGGTGCCGGTCGTTTCCAGGTCGAGAAACACCTTGATCATGATCGCTGGCCCGATGCTGGACGCGAGTGCGGGTGCCTCTTTGGGTCAGGTTGAATTGGGGTTCATCGCCAGCTGGGCCACGGGGATATCCTCGTCGATGAAGGCCCGCTCCTGAAGGAAGGCATCGAAGGTGGCATAGCGGTCGGTATTGAGCATGCCGGGGCTCGGCGCCATCCGCCTCAAGGTGGCAGCCCAGGCTCGCCGGTTGGCCTCGCTGTCGATGCCGGGCTCTTCCTCGATCAGCAGCGACCAGGCCGCCTCCGGGTGATTGATCATCCAGTTGGTGGCCTCCTCTAGCGCGGCAAGCAGGTGTCGGATGTCGTCGCGCTTGCTCTCGAGACGCTCGCGGTTGGCGATCAGTACCAGGCCATCATGGCGCGGCAGGCCATGCTCCTCGGCGAGGAAGTGCCGGCTGGTAATGCCTTCCTGCGCGAGCAGCGCCGGCATGACGTTGCGGGGCGCACCTATCACCGCATCGACGCGTTTCTCGACCAGTGCACGCACCATGGCAAAGTCGATCTTTTCGAGTGTGACGTCATTCAGCGTCATGCCGTGATGATTCAGCATGGTGGCGAGGACAGGATTGATGCTGTCCTGGAAGGCGTAGCCGACGGTCTTTCCTGCCAGCTCCGTGAGCTTGGTGATATCACTGTCCTCGCGCACGATCAGTGACGAGAGCGGGGTGTCGATCAGGGTGGCGATGCGCACCAGTGGTAGCCCTTGGGCGATCAGCATGTGAAGCTGCGGTTCACGCCCCAGAGCCAGGTCGGCACGATCCGCCGCTACCAGTTTCGCCGGCACGCTGGGGTCTGCCGGCGTGGTAATGGTCAGAGTTACCCCTTGGCGCTCGAGCTCGCCATGGGCCTGAGCGACGAACAGCGCGGCATGCTGAGGAGAAGGGTACCAGTCGAGCACCAGGTGAAGTTCCCGTGTCGGTGGTGGCTCGATCGGCTCGGGTGACCCTTGGACAATCGAGGGAACCTCGACGGCAGGCTCGGCAGCGCGGCCGGAAGCCTCGTTCTCGGCTGCTGCCGCCTGGGGAGTGTCCTGCCCGGTTGCGTCCGTCCCACTCTCGACCGCCTCGGCAGGTGGCGTGTCTTTCTGGGCCTGCGATGCTGCCTCGGGGGCTTGCGCCCAGGCCGGCAGGCTCGCCACTGCTGCGGCCACCAACAGGCCCGCCATCAACAGTGGTGATCGCCAGACGTAGCGCCTCGACGGCCGCATCGAACGAATAGACATCAACAGAAGACTCCCGAGGCATAGGGGTGTGTGGATTCATCGGTCAATCCGGACCAGTTTATCCCTCCTGAGCATGAATGAGCCAGCCGCGGCCCGCCGGGTTCGTCGCCGCCTTGGAGTGGCTATGCCATAATGGCGCCCTGTTTGGCTCGATCACGGATGACCATGGACAGCATCAATACTCTCTTTCTGCTCAGTGGTTTCCTGATCACTTTGAGCATTCTGGCAAGCCGGCTTTCCACCCTGTTTGGCCTTCCTCTGTTGGTCATTTTTCTTGGCCTTGGCATGCTCGCCGGTGAGGAAGGGGTGCTGGGCATCCAGTTCGATGATTACTCCCTTGCCTTCCTGATCGGCCACCTGGCCCTGGCGATGATCCTGCTTGACGGTGGCCTGCGCACGCGCCTGAAAACCTTTCGGGTGGGCTTCAAGCCCGCGCTGTCGCTGGCGACCTTCGGTGTCTTCATCACCAGCGGGGTGGTGGGGCTGCTCGCCATGTGGGTCTTCGACCTGACCCTGATCCAGGGGTTGCTGGTCGGCGCCATCGTTGGCTCCACCGATGCCGCGGCGGTGTTCTCGATGCTCGGCGGTCAGGGCATCAACCTCAATGAGCGGGTCGGGGCGACCCTCGAGATCGAATCCGGCACCAACGACCCGATGGCGATCTTCCTGACACTGACGCTGGTCGAGCTGCTGGTCGGTGATCTGGGCGGGATGGCCGGCACCCTGATTTTCCTCTTCACCCAGTTTGGCCTGGGGCTGGCGATCGGCCTGGGCGCCGGTTGGTGCATCGCGCGGCTCTTGCGTTGGCTGGATCTGGCGCCGGGGCTCTATTCATTGCTGGCGCTGGCACTCGGCTTTTTCGTGTTCGGTGCCACCAGCTGGCTGGGCGGAAGCGGTTTCCTGGCCATCTATCTGACGGGCTTGATGATCGGCAACCAGCCGGGGCGACATCTCGACTTCATCCTGCCGGTGCACGATGGCCTCGCCTGGCTCAGCCAGATCGGACTCTTCCTGGTGCTCGGCCTGCTGGTTAACCCAAGCGAAGTGCTCGAGTTTGCGCTGCCGTCGCTGTTGGTGGCGCTGGCGCTGATCTTCGTGGCCCGCCCGTTGGCGGTGTTGATCGCGATCAAGCCTTTCTTCAAGTTTCGCTGGCGAGAGGTCGGCTTCATTGCCTGGGTGGGGCTGCGCGGAGCGGTGCCGATCGTGCTGGCGATTTTCCCGGTGATCGGCGGGGTGGAGAATGCCTCGCTGTACTTCAATGTCGCCTTCGCGGTGGTGCTGCTGTCGCTGCTGATCCAGGGCGGCAGCCTGCCGCTGATGGCGCGCTGGATGAAGGTCGAAGTGCCTGCCACGGTGACGCCCAACAAGCGCGGGCCGCTGGGCGTCTTGCCGGAGAACGACTACGAGATGTTCGTGTATCAGGTCGAGGATCAAGCCCTGGAAGGTGTGCCCATTCGCCTGCTGCGCTTTCCCTCGGGGGCCCTGATTTCTGCCATGTTCCGTCAGCATGTGATGCTGCATCCCAAGGGCAGTACCGAATTGCGGTTCGGTGATGTGGTCTGCGTGATCGGCCGCAGCGATGACCTGCCGGCGTTGAACCGTCTCTTCAATGGTGATGCCCGCCTGGAGCGGGCGCGCGCCTTCTTTGGCACCTTCACCCTGGAAGGCGATGCCCTTATGTCGGATGTGGCCGAGGCCTATGGTCTGACCCTCAGCCCCGGGGAGAAGGAGATGACGCTGGGGGAATATGTGTCGCTCAGGGTAGGAGGGCACCCGGTGGTAGGCGATGACGTGGATTGGCATGGCTTCCACTGGGTAGTCAGCGAAATGCGCGGCAATCAGATCACCAAGGTGGGCCTGCGCCTCTACTATTAATTAATGCCATGAAATACCGGAGCAGCGTCGTAACGCATTGATCGCAAACTGCCTCTTGACGAATCGAGCGAAGCTGGTAGTATATGCATCCGTAAGCCGGAGGGATGGCAGAGCGGTTTAATGCACCGGTCTTGAAAACCGGCGTAGGCTAATACCTACCCAGGGTTCGAATCCCTGTCCCTCCGCCATAATTTGAAAAGGGACCAGCAATTGCTGGTCCCTTTTTTTGTTTGGTCGGCGACGAATCCCCTCGTCAGCACGTGGGCCGTAACCTGGTGATGGCGCCATTCTCTCATCAGTGCACCTGCCCAACCCGCCAAAGACATTCGGTGTGCCTCTTTGTCCCAGCGCGGTGACCCGCATTAGGTTGTATCATCACTTGATGATTTACCTGTTGTGACGGGGGTGCTGTGCTCAAGCGATTCATTCCCTTGCTGATCCTGGCCGTGGGTGGGGCGGCGTTTGTCTATCTCAAGATGACGGCGCCGGCACCGGTCGAGGTCACGGCCCAGGAGCGAAGCTGGCGCGTGACGTCCATGCCCGTCGAGCTTTCGTCTCACCGCCCGGTTTTGCCGCTGTATGGCAGCGTGGTGGCGCCGGATCTGATCACCGTGACCGCGCCTCTGGCGGCGCGGGTGGCGATGCGGCCGGTACAGGACGGGCAGCGGGTGGCCGAGGGCGAGCTGCTGGTGGCGCTTGACGACGCCGACGTGCAGCCGCCGCTGACGCAGGCGCGTGCCGAGGTCGCCGATCTGGAGGCACAGGTCGAGAGCGAGCAGATTGGCTATGCCAATGATCAGCAGGCGCTGAAGCGGGAGCAGGCGATTCTCGATAATGCGCAGCGCCGTCTCGAGCGGGCCCGCTCACTGGCATCCCGTAATCTCCTGTCCCAATCCGAGCTGGATGATGCCCGTGACGGTGAAGGTCAGGCGCGCCTGACCGTGACCAACCGTCAGCGCCTTCTCGACGAGCATCCGACCCGTCTCAAGCGCCTCGAGGCCCAGCTCGCGCGTGCGCGTGCGAGTCTTGAGGCAGTCATGCGGGATGCCGCGCGCAGCCGCGTGATGGCGCCCTTCGATGGCGTGGTCACGCGCATCGAGGCGGCTCCCGGGGATCGAGTCGCCAGCGGTGCGGCGTTGTTGAGCATCTATCCCGTGACGGGGCTGGAGCTGCGCGCGCGAGTGCCGAACCGCTACCAGGACGAGATTCTCACGGCGTTGCGCGAGGGCCGACCCCTTCGAGCCAGGGAGCCCGAGCGAGACCTTGTCCTGCGCCTGGAGCGGCTGGCCGGGGAAAGCGATCCTGCCGGCACCGAGGCCATCTTGTCGATCGCAACGGAAAGCGGTCTGGTGCGCCCTGGCAGCATACTGGCCGTGTTGCTCGAGCTGCCTCCGGCGGCCGATACGCTGGCCGTGCCTTATAGCACCCTCTATGGCAACGATACCCTCTACTTGATCAATGACGACGACCGGCTCGAACGGCTGAGCGTGACCGTACTGGGCGAGACTGTGCCGGGTGAGACAGTGATGGGTGAGACAGTGATGGGCGGGACACTGATGCCTGCAGGAGAACGCTGGCTGCTGGTGAGAAGCCCAGCCCTGGCGACGGGGCAGCGAGTCGTGACGACCCATCTGCCCAATGCGGTGGATGGTCTCAGGGTCGATGACGGCTCGGTGGCCACGGTCAGCGGCGAGGAGCCGAGGTCTTGAGTCGGCGCCGCGGCATTATCGGCTTCTTCGTCCACCACAAGGTGGCGGCCAACCTGATCATGTTGATGATGCTGCTGGGCGGATCACTGGCATTGCTGCGCATGAACATCCAGTTCTTCCCGACCTTCGCACTGGATGTGGTCAGCGTGCGGGTGGCCTGGAGCGGGGCCTCGGCGGAGGACGTCGAAGAGGGCATCACCGTGCCGCTGGAGCAGCGCCTGAAGAGCGTGGATGGTCTCAAGCGCATGAGTTCCACCTCGGGCCAGGGCGTGTCGAGTCTGACACTTGAGTTTAACGAGGGTACCGACCCCGTCATTGCACTGGATGATGTCCGCCAGCAGGTCGATGAATTCACCAATCTGCCCGCCGAGGCCGAGGAGCCCCAGGTGATTCGGGTCGCCCGCTACGACCCGATCGCGAGGCTCTTGGTGCATGGCGACCTTGCCCCCGCGGAGCTGCGCCGGCTGGCGCATCGCTTCGAGAATGAACTCCTGCAGGCCGGTATCGACCGGGTCGAGGTCAGTGGCCTGCCGGCGCAGCAGATCAGCATCGAGGTGCCCGCCGAACGGCTGATGGCTCTCGAGCTAAGCCTCGATCAGATCGCCGAGCGGGTGCAGGGCATGTCCCGCGACCTGCCGGCGGGACTGATCGGGCAGCAGGACAGTACCCGGGAGCTGCGGGCGGTGGAGCAACGGCGCGATCCCCAAGCCTTCGCCGAGCTTCCCGTCATCGCCGATCAACGGGCCCAGCTGCGCCTCGGGGATATCGCTACCCTGCGCCAGGAACCCCAGGACGGTCAGGCCAGCCTGTCGCGGGACGGAGCGCCGGCGGTCGAGCTGTTGCTGCAGCGTGCCGAGAACGGCAACTCCCTCGAGGCCGCCCGGGTATTCGAGCAGTGGCTGGCCGAAACCCGCCCGACGCTGCCGCCGTCGGTGACGCTGGAGGCCTATGACGAGAGCTGGCAGCTGATCGACGATCGCATCTCCCTGCTGGTCGGCAACGGACTGGGCGGGCTGGTGCTGGTCATGCTGCTGCTGTATCTCTTCCTGCCCGGGAGAGTGGCCTTCTGGGTGGCGGTGGGCATTCCCACCGCCTTCCTGGCGGCGCTGGCGGTGCTGTGGGGCATCGGTGGGTCGATCAACATGATTTCGCTGTTCGCGCTGATCATGGCGCTGGGGGTCATCGTCGATGATGCCATCGTGGTCGGTGAGGATGCCGATGCCCACTATCGGCTGGGCGAGGCCTCGCATCTCGCCTCGGAGGGGGCGGCCCGGCGCATGGTCTGGCCGGTGCTGGCCTCGTCCCTGACCACCGTGGCCGCCTTCATGCCGCTGCTGGTCGTCGGCGGGGTGATCGGCAACATTCTCGTCGATATTCCCCTGGTGATGATCTGCGTGCTGGCGGCGTCATTGCTTGAGTGCTTCATCGTGCTGCCGGCGCATCTGCGCCATGCCTTCCAGCCGGCGTCGCCGGGCCGACGCTCGCATCCTGTCACGCGGCTGCGCGAGCGCTTCGATGGGGCCTTTGAGCGCTTCCGTGAGGGGCCTTTTCGTGCCTTCTCCGTTTTCACGTTGCGCCATCGTGCCGGCACCATCGCCTCGGGGCTGGCGGTGATGCTCGTCACCGTAGGGCTCTTGGCCGGCGGGCGAATCAGCTTCGAGTTCTTCCCGACGCCGGAATCCAGCATCCTCTATGCCAATGCCAGCTTCGTCTCCGGCACCGACCGTGAACGGGTGGATCGTTTTCTTGACCATCTGGAGGACACCCTGGCCGAGACCGAGCAGGCCTTCGGGACGCCGCTGGTCGAGCACGCCGTGACCCTTCACAGCAGCAGCCTCGAGGATGGCGGCGGCAGTCGCAGCGGCGATCAGGTCGGCGCCATTCGGCTGGAGCTGGTCTCCCCGGATGCCCGTGATGTGCGCAATGCCGACTTCATCGCCGCCTGGCGGGAGCGCATCCGCCTGCCTGCCGGGCTCGAGAACCTGAGCATCAGCGAGCGCCGCGCAGGTCCGCCGGGGGAGGACGTCAACATCCGCCTGACCGGCCCCGACGCGATGGACCTGAAGCAGGCGGCCACGTCGCTTGCCGCCTCGCTCTCCAACCTGCCC
The genomic region above belongs to Halomonas sp. YLGW01 and contains:
- a CDS encoding alpha/beta fold hydrolase, which codes for MTAELHTLDSGGEGTPLVVIHGLLGSADNWRSHLKQWERRHRVVALDLRNHGRSPHLEGMSYRAMAEDVMAALDRLEIARCHLLGHSMGGKVAMSLARLSPERVDSLIVADIAPVTYDHGHDAIFKALRHAEANAPANRREVDALMAEHVDEKAIRLFLATNLERDEEGGMRWRVGLDHIEAGYDDIRGEPAGEGAFEGPSLVLRGGRSNYVTDALVPSVKEVLPSAQIATLDAGHWLHAEQPTAFQRAVTEFIETLDQSSRG
- a CDS encoding ABC transporter substrate-binding protein, producing the protein MSIRSMRPSRRYVWRSPLLMAGLLVAAAVASLPAWAQAPEAASQAQKDTPPAEAVESGTDATGQDTPQAAAAENEASGRAAEPAVEVPSIVQGSPEPIEPPPTRELHLVLDWYPSPQHAALFVAQAHGELERQGVTLTITTPADPSVPAKLVAADRADLALGREPQLHMLIAQGLPLVRIATLIDTPLSSLIVREDSDITKLTELAGKTVGYAFQDSINPVLATMLNHHGMTLNDVTLEKIDFAMVRALVEKRVDAVIGAPRNVMPALLAQEGITSRHFLAEEHGLPRHDGLVLIANRERLESKRDDIRHLLAALEEATNWMINHPEAAWSLLIEEEPGIDSEANRRAWAATLRRMAPSPGMLNTDRYATFDAFLQERAFIDEDIPVAQLAMNPNST
- a CDS encoding efflux RND transporter permease subunit, translated to MSRRRGIIGFFVHHKVAANLIMLMMLLGGSLALLRMNIQFFPTFALDVVSVRVAWSGASAEDVEEGITVPLEQRLKSVDGLKRMSSTSGQGVSSLTLEFNEGTDPVIALDDVRQQVDEFTNLPAEAEEPQVIRVARYDPIARLLVHGDLAPAELRRLAHRFENELLQAGIDRVEVSGLPAQQISIEVPAERLMALELSLDQIAERVQGMSRDLPAGLIGQQDSTRELRAVEQRRDPQAFAELPVIADQRAQLRLGDIATLRQEPQDGQASLSRDGAPAVELLLQRAENGNSLEAARVFEQWLAETRPTLPPSVTLEAYDESWQLIDDRISLLVGNGLGGLVLVMLLLYLFLPGRVAFWVAVGIPTAFLAALAVLWGIGGSINMISLFALIMALGVIVDDAIVVGEDADAHYRLGEASHLASEGAARRMVWPVLASSLTTVAAFMPLLVVGGVIGNILVDIPLVMICVLAASLLECFIVLPAHLRHAFQPASPGRRSHPVTRLRERFDGAFERFREGPFRAFSVFTLRHRAGTIASGLAVMLVTVGLLAGGRISFEFFPTPESSILYANASFVSGTDRERVDRFLDHLEDTLAETEQAFGTPLVEHAVTLHSSSLEDGGGSRSGDQVGAIRLELVSPDARDVRNADFIAAWRERIRLPAGLENLSISERRAGPPGEDVNIRLTGPDAMDLKQAATSLAASLSNLPGVLDTSDDMPWGREQLVYSLSPRGEALGLTTATLGAQLRSAFDGRLVQIYQDGADEIEVRVSLPRAQRERLSTLARLPVRLDDGRFVPLDQVLDISYRQGFEALRHADGQLAVEVTAVLNQAVTSSDQVLASLEARVLPQLAQEHRLRYSFEGRSADQRDTLGDMRTGLIMGLALMFVVLAWVFASWSLPLIVMAIIPFALVGALLGHWALGINLTILSLFGLFGLSGIVVNNAIILVTFYRQQRDKGLSIDAALVEAAVQRVRAVLLTSLTTIGGLLPLLFETSLQAQFLIPMAVSIAFGLGFSTLLVLAVVPALLSYLEQWRAASAPARTHEAPLGP
- a CDS encoding potassium/proton antiporter, whose amino-acid sequence is MDSINTLFLLSGFLITLSILASRLSTLFGLPLLVIFLGLGMLAGEEGVLGIQFDDYSLAFLIGHLALAMILLDGGLRTRLKTFRVGFKPALSLATFGVFITSGVVGLLAMWVFDLTLIQGLLVGAIVGSTDAAAVFSMLGGQGINLNERVGATLEIESGTNDPMAIFLTLTLVELLVGDLGGMAGTLIFLFTQFGLGLAIGLGAGWCIARLLRWLDLAPGLYSLLALALGFFVFGATSWLGGSGFLAIYLTGLMIGNQPGRHLDFILPVHDGLAWLSQIGLFLVLGLLVNPSEVLEFALPSLLVALALIFVARPLAVLIAIKPFFKFRWREVGFIAWVGLRGAVPIVLAIFPVIGGVENASLYFNVAFAVVLLSLLIQGGSLPLMARWMKVEVPATVTPNKRGPLGVLPENDYEMFVYQVEDQALEGVPIRLLRFPSGALISAMFRQHVMLHPKGSTELRFGDVVCVIGRSDDLPALNRLFNGDARLERARAFFGTFTLEGDALMSDVAEAYGLTLSPGEKEMTLGEYVSLRVGGHPVVGDDVDWHGFHWVVSEMRGNQITKVGLRLYY
- a CDS encoding sodium:alanine symporter family protein yields the protein MDASFSDLFTDLVGAGNGLIWGSVLIYLLIGAGLLFTIMTGGVQFRYFGHMFKLLKRSREGGAGISSFQALSTSLAARVGTGNLAGVAVAIYFGGPGAVFWMWMTALVGMSTSFVESTLAQAYKVNHGDQTFRGGPAYYIERGLGSRWLATAFSVCLIIAFGLAFNSVQANSIALAMEQAFEIPTWIVGAALVVVVTPIIFGGLKSIARVAELIVPLMAVLYLALALIVVAMNASELPGAIMTILRSAFGLEQAAGGAVGYAVAQAMMQGIKRGLFSNEAGMGSAPNAAATASTSPNHPAAQGFIQMLGVFLDTLVICTATAAIIIISGPMMTSGDAPNGIQLTQMALSSHVGDWGGMFIAVAILLFAFTSVIANYSYGESNIEYLAGPRRARTAVFIYRLAVLAMVMIGSVSSLKAIWGFADLSMGMMALINLVAILLLSPLAVALFKDYDRQVRAGVDPVFDPRRFPKLVGKVDPQAWPERDAPVTSESGKPAEAR
- a CDS encoding 7-cyano-7-deazaguanine/7-aminomethyl-7-deazaguanine transporter encodes the protein MFTLTSAQASRCLGILVAFHIGVIAASNYLVQLPFTLFGFHTTWGAFSFPFIFLATDLTVRLFGKGPARMIIARVMLPALLVSYAISVIFPQGSFAGLGALAEWNLFVGRIALASFMAYVLGQLMDIQVFDRLRRLRAWWVAPAISTLFGNLADTFAFFSIAFYNSPDAFMAAHWPEIAWVDYVIKLGISLLLFLPLYGLLLGWLSRRLMAWTGQDDRDPVLAQ
- a CDS encoding HlyD family efflux transporter periplasmic adaptor subunit — translated: MLKRFIPLLILAVGGAAFVYLKMTAPAPVEVTAQERSWRVTSMPVELSSHRPVLPLYGSVVAPDLITVTAPLAARVAMRPVQDGQRVAEGELLVALDDADVQPPLTQARAEVADLEAQVESEQIGYANDQQALKREQAILDNAQRRLERARSLASRNLLSQSELDDARDGEGQARLTVTNRQRLLDEHPTRLKRLEAQLARARASLEAVMRDAARSRVMAPFDGVVTRIEAAPGDRVASGAALLSIYPVTGLELRARVPNRYQDEILTALREGRPLRAREPERDLVLRLERLAGESDPAGTEAILSIATESGLVRPGSILAVLLELPPAADTLAVPYSTLYGNDTLYLINDDDRLERLSVTVLGETVPGETVMGETVMGGTLMPAGERWLLVRSPALATGQRVVTTHLPNAVDGLRVDDGSVATVSGEEPRS
- a CDS encoding 3'-5' exonuclease family protein, which produces MIKVFLDLETTGTRTTRDRITEIAALKVFDGEVVERFVQLVNPGQPIPAQIQRLTGITEAMVEDAPRFADLADAFYAFLGDAELVAHNMRFDYGFLRNEFARADIQFRARTLCTLKLSRRLAPEHPHHNLDALIERYDLPRQARHRAEGDAEALLALWQHWQTQVDEDHFATLLAEQRRMPSLPSQLDPGLMQEIPERPGVYLFYGHNRLPLYIGKSINLRARVLTHFHDDLSQDRKMRLTQQIQDLEWHETAGDLGAQLLEARLIKSRLPIMNRRLRRQGGLMGWQWPAGETAPRLVRAEEIAGRKDEPLYGLFHAGKEARQALKQIAEHHGLCPRLLGLEKGRGRCFSSQLGRCRGACHGQESRDAHDARAREALARLRVQQWPWPGRVAIGEGMEGDSVLAWHVVDQWCYLGSIERLDQASLATLDGQPVSFDIDTYKILRRALDRDQAHDQGTATRTIQLLDTDETPQPRED